A single genomic interval of Camelina sativa cultivar DH55 chromosome 11, Cs, whole genome shotgun sequence harbors:
- the LOC104725970 gene encoding NAD(P)H dehydrogenase (quinone) FQR1 produces MATKVYIVYYSMYGHVEKLAEEIRKGAASVEGVEAKLWQVPETLPEEALSKMSAPPKSESPIITPNELTEADGFVFGFPTRFGMMAAQFKAFLDATGGLWRTQSLAGKPAGIFYSTGSQGGGQETTALTAITQLVHHGMLFVPIGYTFGAGMFEMEYVKGGSPYGAGTFAGDGSRQPTELELQQAFHQGKYIATITKKLKGSTA; encoded by the exons ATGGCGACTAAAGTATATATCGT GTACTATTCTATGTATGGTCATGTGGAGAAATTGGCTGAAGAGATAAGGAAAGGAGCTGCCTCTGTTGAAGGTGTTGAAGCCAAGCTATGGCAG GTACCTGAGACGCTACCAGAAGAAGCACTTTCTAAGATGAGCGCACCACCAAAGAGTGAATCCCCAATCATCACTCCCAACGAGCTAACTGAAGCTGATGGGTTTGTCTTTGGCTTCCCAACAAGATTTGGTATGATGGCTGCTCAGTTCAAAGCCTTCTTAGATGCAACTGGTGGACTCTGGAGGACTCAGTCACTCGCTGGTAAACCAGCTGGTATCTTCTACAGCACTGGCTCTCAAGGTGGTGGCCAGGAAACCACCGC ATTGACGGCCATAACTCAGCTGGTCCACCACGGGATGTTATTTGTCCCAATTGGTTACACATTTGGCGCGGGAATGTTTGAGATGGAGTATGTGAAAGGTGGAAGCCCATATGGAGCTGGAACATTTGCAGGAGACGGTTCGAGGCAGCCAACAGAGCTGGAGCTCCAACAAGCATTTCACCAAGGCAAGTACATTGCCACTATCACCAAGAAGCTCAAGGGATCTACTGCTTAG